The following coding sequences are from one Triticum dicoccoides isolate Atlit2015 ecotype Zavitan chromosome 4A, WEW_v2.0, whole genome shotgun sequence window:
- the LOC119284490 gene encoding uncharacterized protein LOC119284490, with amino-acid sequence MYKLGGGRGAGRGGAGAKRPPAPHGRGRGASSSMGKGPPPRGRAAAAAAASAAAAAQAAGREESFSLESSGPPAFAAIIRLTPDLVDEIRRAEEAGGGARIMFNSSINPAENVIEVDGKEFNFAWASERGELCDIYEEQQSGEGGNGLLVERGSAWRKVTVDRTLDESAKNLVKARSEEAERLAKSRKSIVLDPGNPSVRNQAKSMVAAGEGNMRRGKWNQKKDNFNKKQATVIPTKSISKVKLPNSIPKGSISTSPVPSPEQPGPSIHSFPVGSDANNEVIVPFDLNKEENNKFEKATPNRISRGLNHGAGSVSASVEDNTTDLRSLLISTLSENPKGMNLKALEKAVADAIPNASKKIEHILKNVADCQSSGRYLLKPELEVENSNHASGSGRTIDENIEEIAPSLSIDDPDIEKIEIGGSPVSAAGDEKVNDSDGKAGSSSESGSDSDSDSDSSGSGSDSGSQSRSAGSGSGSSSDSDSDASSSSKEGSDAFVDITSDDNKPDTARRKVADELKLSSSPRDFPTFDGDDEQIDIGTNLDYKSTSSHIDLNNLNVDNDEPAYAATATEKFGASNVDMPSEFPESENMVSTRLDPSIVDGEYPANKMSYEDNYFDDPLAVSSENIPNEEAIQFTEQHGSRRKSTSKDGTNHVPTRISEKGAKPTLKRFPGDENAITKPESAKKAKVDFAYSGATGSLSAQRQNLPPDKHINERSSKETGNVGWDTHTELQVQDISPKEGRPVTPGDLQKINQSQNLPIPTHSEGKQEKIMKTSSKKKLDKVQKPLNSMDGSPGNVNFDNTDDSAARKRGRHGGSSLDGKKHKRSKDPNIDTNPMNLTKGVRGNVNHNMMMSLPECAETNGKPPILQRNSAEKSSPKKVLQREHSDLELGELREFPLENDNGRTRKQLERNSSSKSLDGKATNVDNFYPNMNTRKVALSASHDQRKPSPQEFNTGGNINQEGFPRKTAGYDFDNNRSQHRGNVSQGRQLPRTDDSDSENVLYPDRLIEKTGKRETKMAQGGMLDHVDPKKTTPKLPQNGTKNGIECRTRKSISPAENEERSRNNSLIETETGRKRRDSSSEEDNLFFKKYDKAKPELKGPIKDFSQYEDYLQEYNEKYKVYSYLNSQIEKTQSEFLKVQEDFNVAKERDKDKYYNIVDRLRDMYHESGTRHKLMKKVFVLLHEELQSIKQRMKDFAKDYSKD; translated from the exons ATGTACAagctcggcggcggccgcggcgccgggcgcggcggcgccggcgccaAGCGCCCGCCCGCGCCCCATGGCCGCGGCCGGGGCGCCTCCTCCTCCATGGGCAAGGGcccgcctccccgcggccgcgccgccgccgccgccgcggcctcggcggcggccgccgcccaggcggccgggcGCGAGGAGTCCTTCAGCCTCGAGTCCAGCGGCCCGCCCGCCTTCGCGGCAATCATAAGGCTCACCCCCGACCTCGTCGACGAGATCCGgcgggcggaggaggccggcggcggcgcccGCATCATGTTCAACTCCAGCATCAACCCTGCGGAGAAC GTTATCGAGGTTGATGGTAAAGAATTCAATTTTGCATGGGCATCCGAACGGGGTGAGTTATGTGATATTTATGAAGAACAACAGAGTGGAGAGGGTGGAAATGGCTTGCTTGTGGAACGTGGATCTGCTTGGCGCAAGGTGACTGTGGACCGCACTTTGGATGAATCAGCAAAGAACCTTGTGAAAGCGCGCTCAGAGGAGGCTGAACGTCTCGCGAAATCTCGAAA ATCAATTGTGCTGGACCCTGGGAATCCATCTGTCAGGAATCAGGCCAAGTCAATGGTTGCAGCCGGAGAAG GTAATATGCGGAGGGGGAAATGGAACCAGAAGAAGGACAATTTCAATAAGAAGCAAG CTACTGTCATTCCAACCAAATCAATTTCTAAAGTAAAGCTGCCTAACAGTATTCCCAAAGGAAGTATCTCGACTTCACCTGTGCCTTCTCCTGAGCAACCTGGACCAAGCATTCATTCATTTCCTGTTGGGTCAGATGCAAATAATGAAGTCATAGTACCTTTTGATTTGAATAAAGAGGAAAACAATAAATTTGAGAAAGCAACACCAAATAGGATCTCTCGAGGACTAAATCATGGGGCAGGTTCTGTTTCTGCAAGTGTTGAGGATAATACAACTGATTTGCGAAGCCTGCTGATATCTACACTCTCAGAAAATCCAAAAGGAATGAATTTAAAG GCCTTGGAGAAAGCTGTTGCAGATGCAATTCCAAATGCTTCAAAGAAAATAGAGCATATCCTTAAGAAT GTTGCAGATTGCCAGTCATCAGGgagatatttgctgaaacctgaactgGAAGTAGAAAACTCTAATCATGCATCTGGCAGTGGAAG GACTATCGATGAGAACATCGAAGAAATTGCTCCAAGCTTAAGCATAGATGATCCTGATATTGAGAAGATTGAAATTGGGGGCTCCCCGGTTTCAGCTGCAGGAGACGAAAAGGTCAATGACAGTGATGGCAAAGCAGGTAGCTCTAGTGAGAGTGGAAGTGATAGTGATAGCGACAGTGACAGTAGTGGCAGTGGAAGTGATAGTGGCAGTCAGAGTAGAAGTGCTGGCAGTGGCAGTGGGAGCAGCAGCGACAGCGATAGTGATGCTTCATCAAGCAGCAAAGAAGGATCTGATGCATTTGTGGATATTACAAGTGATGATAACAAGCCAGATACAGCACGTAGGAAAGTAGCAGATGAACTGAAGTTGTCTTCCTCGCCAAGAGATTTCCCAACATTTGATGGCGATGATGAGCAAATTGATATTGGAACAAATCTCGATTATAAGAGCACATCATCACACATTGATCTGAATAATTTGAATGTCGACAATGATGAGCCGGCATATGCCGCTACAGCAACTGAGAAATTCGGTGCAAGCAATGTAGACATGCCATCAGAATTTCCAGAAAGCGAAAACATGGTGAGTACCAGGTTAGATCCAAGTATAGTTGATGGCGAATATCCTGCAAACAAAATGTCTTATGAGGACAATTATTTTGATGACCCCTTAGCAGTGAGTAGTGAGAACATACCTAATGAAGAAGCTATTCAGTTCACGGAGCAGCATGGTAGCAGAAGAAAGTCAACCTCAAAGGATGGAACAAACCATGTGCCCACAAGAATATCAGAGAAAGGTGCCAAACCCACCTTGAAAAGGTTTCCGGGTGATGAGAATGCTATTACAAAGCCAGAAAGTGCCAAAAAGGCCAAGGTTGACTTTGCCTATTCAGGAGCTACAGGTTCTTTATCAGCACAGAGACAGAACTTGCCTCCTGACAAACATATCAATGAGAGGTCAAGCAAGGAGACAGGGAATGTTGGATGGGACACACATACTGAGCTACAGGTACAAGATATTAGTCCTAAGGAAGGAAGGCCTGTGACTCCTGGAGATCTACAAAAGATAAATCAGAGCCAAAATCTGCCCATCCCAACTCACTCTGAAGGAAAACAAGAAAAGATCATGAAAACAAGCTCTAAGAAGAAACTAGATAAGGTGCAGAAACCTTTGAATAGTATGGATGGCAGCCCTGGGAATGTCAATTTTGACAACACTGATGATTCTGCTGCAAGAAAAAGGGGTAGGCATGGGGGATCTTCTCTTGATGGGAAAAAGCACAAGCGCTCAAAGGATCCTAATATTGATACAAATCCCATGAATTTGACCAAAGGTGTCAGAGGAAATGTTAACCACAACATGATGATGTCTCTTCCTGAATGCGCTGAAACTAATGGCAAGCCACCAATTTTGCAAAGAAACAGTGCTGAGAAATCATCTCCAAAAAAGGTGCTCCAGAGAGAGCATTCTGATCTCGAGTTGGGTGAACTTCGTGAGTTTCCTTTGGAAAATGACAACGGGAGGACAAGGAAACAACTTGAGAGAAATAGTTCTTCTAAGTCGCTTGATGGTAAAGCAACTAATGTAGATAATTTCTACCCCAATATGAATACCAGGAAGGTTGCTCTATCTGCTTCCCATGATCAGAGGAAACCATCACCGCAAGAATTTAATACTGGAGGTAATATAAACCAGGAAGGATTCCCAAGGAAGACAGCCGGATACGACTTTGATAATAATAGGTCTCAGCATAGAGGAAATGTTTCACAGGGTCGGCAATTGCCAAGGACTGATGATTCAGATTCAGAGAACGTATTATATCCAGACAGATTGATAGAGAAAACAGGCAAAAGAGAAACAAAAATGGCACAGGGTGGAATGCTAGATCATGTAGATCCGAAGAAGACTACTCCCAAGCTTCCTCAGAATGGTACCAAGAATGGCATAGAGTGTAGAACACGGAAATCAATTTCACCTGCAGAAAATGAGGAAAGAAGTAGGAATAACTCTTTGATAGAGACTGAGACAGGTAGGAAGAGAAGAGACAGTTCTTCGGAAGAAGACAATCTATTCTTTAAGAAGTACGATAAAGCTAAGCCAGAACTGAAAGGTCCAATAAAAGATTTTTCACA ATACGAAGATTATTTGCAGGAGTACAATGAGAAATATAAGGTCTACTCTTACTTGAACAGTCAGATAGAGAAAACACA GTCTGAGTTCCTAAAGGTTCAGGAGGATTTCAATGTTGCCAAAGAAAGAGACAAGGATAAGTACTATAACATTGTTGACAGACTCAGAGACATGTACCATGAATCGGGAACA AGGCATAAATTGATGAAGAAGGTCTTCGTATTGCTTCATGAAGAATTGCAG AGTATCAAGCAAAGAATGAAGGACTTCGCAAAGGACTATTCGAAGGATTAA